The Epinephelus moara isolate mb chromosome 11, YSFRI_EMoa_1.0, whole genome shotgun sequence sequence atacttgagtaaaagtacagtaGCATCAAAacatacttaaagtaccaaaagtaaggGTACACATTATgcagaataatatatattattttattgcatTATAATTATTGATATGTTCAGCTAGTAGgctaaaggtggagctcattttaatgacttctgAATACAGTTTATTGTCAAatacttgttgtttttttcacaaacaGGGAACTTGCATCGGagttttggtgcacaccatCAAACATAACAGAAAATACAAAGTAAAGCAAGTGCTACAAAAGTCaagaaacataaatatagatttggggaaaatattaaatacaaatatgaaaaaTAGTTTCAGAAATATGCAATATATCTGTTCTAAAATGAAAGAGCTGAACAGTTTGACATATTttgtgcagaaatgtgcaaaagttcaaagttgtttttttaaatgggctACTGCTGGACAGTCtaatctataataatacattttatgagttgattatattttgcttttgattATATTTTGCATTAATACTCTGAATCTGTTAAGAAACTAAAGTTGTCGGGGGGgttcaacaaaaaacatgatgagtttatttatttttaatgaatggttaactcatatcaatgaataaaatgatgctttaaaacacattgtacatataaatttgaaaatacaacagggatatacttttttttctttcatggcattgtaaaacaaattattttaaatataaactaTGCCTAGTTTACAATTATATGAAGAGATATCTTTTTATGCTTTTGTGATCCAGGAGAAATCCCTCTGAatgtcctgttgttgttttttttcttctttttaagaTAGGTACGAGGCCCACTCTGCCACTCCTTTGGGACACAAGAAGGGAGCCAAGCTGActcctgaggaggaggaggttctGAACAAGAAGAGGTCGAAGAGGACCCAGAAgaagtatatacatatatatacatatatatatatatatatatatatatatataattgtaTTTGTCATTACAACTCAAAAACTCTCCAGAAAACAGTCTGTTGAAAACCTGCTGAAATGAATATTCTGTGTAAATAATCAATGGGATGCTTCATAAGCTGATtgtatcattaaaaaataaattcagaacTGTATTTCCCTGTTTTAACTTTATTCCCCCATTCATTTTTCTAATGGatggatatttttgaaaaatcctGAGTAAAagctataaatctttcatatgaTTTTTGACATATAGAAGTAATATGATATCTCATCATGTTCTTTAataatagccccttttacactgcctgttcaaggccgGAATATTGCAATGTTATTCCACTTCGCCGTTCTGTATGTAAGGTACAATTGTGGAATGGGGGAACACAGTTGTCTGGCCTCTGAGCCGGGATTGCATGCAGTGACAGCTCAGAAACAAGGTCTGTATgaaagggacagccagcaggatgggaTCATCGGTAGAAgggatgtgatgttttgacatattgggctctagtttcccggcgcagcacagggtggcgcagggtggcgaaccccgcgcagagctagtttcgagcagtgcaacccgaggcgcgctcagtttggtagtttggcagaccgaggtgcgctgagatgggtgtggcggcgcagcagggggaggtgtcgataGATCCAGCTTNNNNNNNNNNNNNNNNNNNNNNNNNNNNNNNNNNNNNNNNNNNNNNNNNNNNNNNNNNNNNNNNNNNNNNNNNNNNNNNNNNNNNNNNNNNNNNNNNNNNNNNNNNNNNNNNNNNNNNNNNNNNNNNNNNNNNNNNNNNNNNNNNNNNNNNNNNNNNNNNNNNNNNNNNNNNNNNNNNNNNNNNNNNNNNNNNNNNNNNNNNNNNNNNNNNNNNNNNNNNNNNNNNNNNNNNNNNNNNNNNNNNNNNNNNNNNNNNNNNNNNNNNNNNNNNNNNNNNNNNNNNNNNNNNNNNNNNNNNNNNNNNNNNNNNNNNNNNNNNNNNNNNNNNNNNNNNNNNNNNAGAAATGAATATTCTGTAAAACCCATGccacaccttctctcctccctctttctgacttgcgcaggtaggagggacggaggtgggaaagaggagtagctgcgccagcgcgcacggtgtgccaaacttgcaaaatccgcctggccacacccagttggcgaagcgcaggtgcgctgcgccacCGCCTCAcccggtctgtgaaactagagcccataatgtgtgtgacccaccacaggagatttaaaaccagctgatagcagttagcagctaactcaaagaagcaGAACAGCACAGAGGCCAATTAGGACAACAATGAGGTCTGGAAGCTCCtgaccctccgagcagaggatgagatcagccgccataaaACAGGGactgtaaatgattgttattgacatgctATGTCATTATTGTTTAAAAAGAGCTGTTAACATCTATGTCATAtatcacactagaggccaatgCTATTGTGTTACTATCGAAAGCCACATGGCTCTATAAGTCTATTTTGACGTTTGTATTACTACGTCAAATTTGCAAGTACATTTCTAAGGTCTTAGGACGTTTAATACTGGGTGCAACCATTTCACCAGTGTTGGAGGggagcagtagctcagtccatagggacttgggttgggaaccagagggttcacctgttcaagtccctgttcagacaaaatatggagcgtggactggtagctggagaagCGCaggttcacctcctgggcactgctgaggtacccttgagcaaggcactgaacctccccaactgctcggggcaccTGTCCAAGGGCAGcaccctcactctgacatctctccacttagtgcatgtataggtcctgtttgtgcatgcgtgtgtaattgacaacagagtgaaaaaattgaatttccacATGTTGTCCACATGGTTGTCTACATTAGACACATCACCCAAAACTAAAAGTCCATGTGTTTACTAAACAATGCCACTGAAATACCAACATATCAATCACCTGCACCCAGAATGTACCTGGGAAAACATCCTTAAccaattgtaaaaaaaaacaataaaaaaacaaaaaacaaaaaaaaccctcagaaATCAGATGTTGAACATTATAAATAGGATTCAGGTTTGCTGATGTGCACAGAAATTGTGTCTGATACAGTTATGAGTGTATGTGTACTGAGaataaacaaatgtgtttgtttcccCATTGCATTTGTGTAGTCTGTGTTTACAGCTGCTCAAAACAGAGCTGCCAGATTAGCTCTTTATTGTTCAGTACACACAAATGTTTTTAGATGCACTGTGATCTCACATGGCTTTCTGTAGAGGAAAGATTACAATGCAgtcttttaaactttttaaggAATGTCATAAATAATAAGAAATTACAATATTTGACTGACCAAGTGTACATCAGTGGTGAACATAAATATCAGCTAAGACAGGCCAGTTTAAGATATCTATTGCCACCTAGACCAAGGATAAATCTCCTTAAATCTTCTGTCATTTACAGAGCTGGATTACtagataaaaataatatttaaaaaataaacacctgaGCAGCTttcaagaaaaaatataaacagtacTTATTaacttaaagaaaagaaaagaaaagaaaagaaaagaaaagaaagtcatGACAGAGATGGGTCTACATTTTTGAGGGCATATAGCCTATAGCAAATTTCAccatttttaatataatgtgAGTTCTTTGGACACAAAGGTAGTTTTGAGGTAGCAATTTGAATGGGCAGGTAAATTTTAAGTcctgatgttttgttttcaagaATTTATTAACTAAAGCAGTtaaaatatttctgtatttatggCAGTTATTTACAgagcagctgcagtgatgaaatgGTTAAACTCCTCTATGTTTTATCTCCATATAAGGAAATGCTTGCTGAGTGACGTCAgcatgatggtggtgatgacaGCATGCGTTTGTTTACCAGCTTTGGAGTGACGCATGTCACAGAGCTACATGGACAACTGGTTATATAACAACATCTGATTGTGAGTCCTTTAGCTTCAAACTCACAATAATCATAAACATAAGAAGATTTATTCAAAGTAAcattactttatttataaatcatGCAGAGACAAAGAACAGACAGTAAGTTCAAatgtttaaaactgtaaaatattaatatttgcaGTAATAACAGATAAGATGACTATGTGTAAACagccttgttgtttttgtttttgtttttttttacattttgttgttcTTATGTGTAAATAGAGTAACTATATACTGTTACATGCTTGAAATGTtctataattacatttttagtgATTGTGACTGACGATGTGTACATTTTTACAGGTGCCTGAATTATTTCTCATTTATTTTGGGTTGCTGGCAACTAATTTCATTTGTGACTAATGTTGTGTGTTATATATTTTAAGTGTATTctcttttcattcattcatcttctaaccgcttcatcctcttgagggtcgcgggggggctggagcctatcccagctgacatcgggcgagaggcagggtacaccctggacaggccgccagactatcgcagggctgtaTTCTCTTTTCATTATTGCTTTAACTTAAATAAAGTGTCTTTAGGTACCTTGAAAAGCggtctataaataaaatgtagtattgtattattatcattattattattattaaattgaCAAAATAAgaatttttgctaaaacataaACCATGCATGTGAAGTGAGGGAAATTTAAAAGCTGCTAAGTAAAGACAAACCtgaaattttatttcattatttatcttattattaCACAAGTTAGATGTGTTTGTAACTGCTCATATGGTGGGTTTAGATGAATTATTGTTGATGTGTAAACAGttaaaaatgttacacaatataaaaacaaatcatttgttttgtgactaaaacacatttgtagttttgtagttttttgtcatCTTCAGTGACTTTGCACATCTTTACACTCTTGCATATTCTTTATCATGTGTAATCTATAGATATACATATAAAGGGGCAGTAGTAGTTCAGTCCATAGGGTTTTGGCTCTTCAGAAAACAGCTTCATCCTCACATTAGTCCTGTAGGTAAGTTACAGATATGTTTATAGACCAGTTATAGACCAGATCAGTTTTGAGGTAACTGTACTTTACTGgagtatgttttattttatgctaCCTTATACCTCCCACTCCTCTACACCTACAGAGGGGAAAAACTACTTTTACTGCATTTATCTTAGagctttagttactttccaGGCGAAGATGttccattaaaaacacatttacatgtattctgttgttgttgttatttagcCTACAGTATTTCAGAtatttgttattgtttacaGTGTTTAATATGTATTATGTTGTTGTTTACGGTATGTGTATCCTGTTGTTGTAGTTGTTCACAGTATTTAAGgtattctgttgttgttgtttacagtatttaatgtgtagcctattctgttgttgtttacagtgcTTATTGTGAATcctgttgctgatgttgtttacaGTATTCAAAGAATTCTGTTCGTTTACATTGTTTACAGGGTTTACATGTAtcccattgttgttgttgttgttgttgtttacagagGTCCCTTAATGTGTATTCTGTGTCGTTTACAGTATTAAATGTGTATTCTATTGTTGTTTACAGTATCTAAGGttttctgttgttattgttgttgatgttaTTGTTTACACTATTTAATGTgtattctgttgttgttgttgttgttgttgttgttgttgttgttgtttacgtGAATCTGCGTCACTGCATGCAAACAGGTCAAAGTTGAGGTGACGGTACGCGTGTCCCCGTGCCAGCAGCGGACGGGGGAAACTGCACGCGCTCTGTTGTTACCACGTTGTCCGCCGGAGGGGGCGGGAGTCTCTTCCCTATACAAGCCGTCCGCAGCGGGACTCCCGCAACCGCCGGGCTGCCCGGCACACATGTCCCGCTTACCTCTCCAGTTCCACACCGAGGGAGAGTCTCCCTCCCCGTGGCTGAGTTTAGAGAACGGCATGGAGaatgaggaggagggggaagaggaggaggatgatctGGACGATGAGGTGGACGCTTCTCAGCTGGAGAGGTTTATGAAAGACAGAAGGAGAGCCAAGTCCCTGCCCGCCTACCCGGCGGCGCTCCTGGTCGGCGTCGGCGGAAATGATGGAAGGAAGCGGGTGAAGTTTGCCGACTCCATGGGCCTGAACTTGGCCAGCGTCAAGCACTTCAGCTCGCTGGAGGAGCCACAGATTCCGAGTAAAGTTCTGTCCCGACACAAGAGCTTCCCGCCGCAGCAGCAGGACGTACTGAACGACCTGTGCCAGAGCTTCAAGTCCAGCCTGAACACGGACCGCCTGGTCGCCTGCTTTCCGGAGCCCCAGAAGGCGGAGCGGAGAGTCCAGCGGCTCCGCGTCTGCCTGGAGAAGATCGCCATCACACAGTTCGACGTGCGGGGCCAGATCCGGGTCTTTACCGGCTGCGCCGAAAAAGACGTCGGAGTGAGGTACACTTTCAACGACTGGCTCTCCTACGTGGACGCACAGGCTCTGCCCGCGGCCGCGGATCAGCCGGACTTCGTAGGAGAACGCTTCAGTTTCACCGTGTACACCCCACCCTTTATGGACCCCAGTTCGGCCGTGCACTTCGCCGTGTACCTGAGGAGCGAGGAGGGGGAGTTCTGGGACAACAACGAGGGAAATAACTACACTCTCCAGTACCACTGTATGCCTGGCACCGCGCCGTTTGTCAGCGCAGCTTTCCACCCCATCTGACCGGTGCGCGTGTCGCGCGGAAAACCTTTAAATCTGTGCGTAAAACTTATAATCAGTGCGTAAAAGCTCTCCATCTAACCCGTCAGATGAAAACCTTTGCTGCTGTTTTCCACCTGCTGAATAGGAACACCATCTGTGCAGTTCTGTGTCATACGATGAGTCTTTCTGTGATCAGGTGACTTGTAGTTTGTCAGTCAGATGCAATGACACAGATCAACTTTAGTTTTCTTTAATTCTGGCCTCTTAATGATTCTGtcatgtcttttctttttttaagaattAAGCAGCCTCATCAACACTCAATATTGTGAAGGACCACATAGCGGACATTTCTGGATATGATTGTGTATGAACTTGCATTCATGGATTGTCTTTAAggacacataaaaaacaaagaagtgATTATTTGCTCCCACTTTAAAGAAAACAGTTGGTGCCACACCAGTGTCAAGAACCTCCTGGACGTTTTAGACCTTTGGACATAAGCCTCTCTGTCTCAGTGCAGCTCTTGGACTCCATCTGTTGATCAGAAAAAGGATTTGGAAAcaattttaaagttaaactatacatatacacacacacacacacacacacacacacacacacacatatatatatatatgtgtatatatatatatatttctgtgCTTGTGCCTGTAGACATGTTCATTTCTGTAATTAAAGGTAGAGGTATAATTCATAAGCTGTTTTGCTGACTCTGTGTCCtatttttcatttctgtaaTTAAAGGTAGAGGCATAATTCATAAGCTGTTTTGTTGACTCTGTGTCCTCTTGCAGTTGTTATTTTCACAGCAGAATCATAAACATGTCAATAACAGCACACTGGTGTTGGTGGTGCACTGCAAAATGACAGGTAgcttttttaaaggtccagtgtgtaggatttagggggatatattgtcatatggaatataatctaagtatgttttctttagtgtatagtcacctgaaaataagaatcttttatcttagaatgagcagtttatatctatATTGGGAGCCTTGTCCATGGAGATtgtcatgttgcactgccatgtttgtacagtagcccaaaacagaaaaaacaaacactggctcgagatagggccattcatgtttttgtgttgtccacgatagttagcagcccctctgctaCAAGCCAAATGGCATCAGAAGAACAGAAAATtggcatcagaaaaacacagattttttttctggcttGTAACTGCTGAAAACAGATCTTTTTCTTGAGCTTTAATCTGTTGTTCCAGGATGATTCAATCGTAACACTTAAAGCAAAACACAAACTTAACCAGTTCCTGTGAATTCTGCGTGACCTTGCAGTGTTGTTAATCACTGCAACTTTGACCAATCATTGTTGTTTCCCCTTGAGTTTCAACAGTTATAGCAGTCTCCCGCATAACGTCAGCAAACTCACttccttgtttctggttgtgagGATGCAGATGTGAGTGACATGAGCATCTCACATTTATTGACGAAAATTACTGCTTAAGACTGTGCAAAACTCCCTGATGTTCTGCACGAAAGTTAGAATACACTTGCACTGTGTGCAACACTAgttgaaacagaaacacatttctaCCACATAATAAACCTGGAGACTGGCCGAAACATGGACAACAGACACATCAGCCTGACAGAGGCAGATCTATTGCATGTACTGAAAGAATCAAGGTTAGTTAGACTCAGTATGCAGGTTAGTTGTGACATTCGTGTAAATCATAAACTCAGAACTCTGAGGTTTTGTTCTCACTGGAAGTCTGGAACAAATTGCCTTTGATTCTTACAACACGTCATTCCAACTCTTCAAATACAGCTGCTTTATCAGTAGACCTACAATTTAAAATATGACCCACCTggtaccctcctgcatcagttCTGGACATTCAGGGACAGCATGTCAACTTACCAAAAAGCGCCTGTAAACATTGCAACATGCtccgtaatttttttttttttcagaaaagcTGTCATAAAATTGGGCATTTTAGGCGACAACAATTCCCCAACAAAAGCCCACAAATTCCAAGAGGGACTGATCAAGGATCATAACACTGTGTTCAGTTTTTAGAAGCAGTCACAGATGATCTTTAGACTTACTGTTACTCTCCTGAAGATTccatttatttctttgtttgtgtaattCATCACACTGAACATAATGTGTACATTCATTTTGATTAATGCTACATGATTGTTACTTAATGACGCAGTTAACACGAAGATTGTTAATTAATATGACGCAAATGGATTTAGCCATGTTTGCAGATGATTGCCTATTATTCCTATACAATCACAGGCCAAACAACACCATCCCTCTTGGAATTAATACGTCAATATGGTGTTTTTTCTGGGTTTAAGGTGAATAAGGATAAATCGTCAATTATGTTCCTAAATGAACAGGAGAGAAGAAATCCAACGATACTCCACCCATTTGTTAATGTCACTGAtggatttgtttatttgggCATCAAAATTACTCCACTGTTGAAAATCCTTAGCTcagcaaattatgtccccataCTAACTAAAGTGTCGGAGGATATTGCAAGACGGACATCATTGCCTCTCTCTGTAATTGgaagaataaatataattaagaTGAACATTCTTCCAAAATTCTTATACATTTTTCAATCAATACCATTGACTCCTCCATCCAAATTCTTCTCCCAAATTAAGAAGCTCCTTTCAAACTTTATTTGGAACAATAAAAAGCCCAGATTTAGACTGTCCCTTTTATATTTGATATATGACAGGGGTGGATTACAATTACCAAACTTCCAGTGGTTTTACTGGGCAGCCCAATTAAGAGTGGCAATGTACTGGTTTTCCAATAAAGATAGACTGGCTTGGCTGCAGATCGAATCGCTTACCTCAGGAAATTTATCGTTGGATAGCTTTCTCTATTCAGCCCCtatcaaaatatcaaagaaacttaaacttaatattgcctcggtgtgtgaatatgcaaaaaNACAGGGGTGGATTACAATTACCAAACTTCCAGTGGTTTTACTGGGCAGCCCAATTAAGAGTGGCAATGTACTGGTTTTCCAATAAAGATAGACTGGCTTGGCTGCAGATCGAATCGCTTACCTCAGGAAATTTATCGTTGGATAGCTTTCTCTATTCAGCCCCtatcaaaatatcaaagaaacttaaacttaatattgcctcggtgtgtgaatatgcaaaaacgatgtcggactccgtagttttctctggacccctcccaaatctgaccagtgatgacatgtttagccgcatgtcatcatttaatcgctggctgtccaggtggtgtccagcaaacgatgtgggtttcgttaataattggcaaactttctggggaaaacctggNNNNNNNNNNNNNNNNNNNNNNNNNNNNNNNNNNNNNNNNNNNNNNNNNNNNNNNNNNNNNNNNNNNNNNNNNNNNNNNNNNNNNNNNNNNNNNNNNNNNNNNNNNNNNNNNNNNNNNNNNNNNNNNNNNNNNNN is a genomic window containing:
- the ppp1r3g gene encoding protein phosphatase 1 regulatory subunit 3G — translated: MSRLPLQFHTEGESPSPWLSLENGMENEEEGEEEEDDLDDEVDASQLERFMKDRRRAKSLPAYPAALLVGVGGNDGRKRVKFADSMGLNLASVKHFSSLEEPQIPSKVLSRHKSFPPQQQDVLNDLCQSFKSSLNTDRLVACFPEPQKAERRVQRLRVCLEKIAITQFDVRGQIRVFTGCAEKDVGVRYTFNDWLSYVDAQALPAAADQPDFVGERFSFTVYTPPFMDPSSAVHFAVYLRSEEGEFWDNNEGNNYTLQYHCMPGTAPFVSAAFHPI